The sequence below is a genomic window from Cellulosilyticum sp. I15G10I2.
CAAGATAAGATTAGGAGCGATGGAACAGTAAAGCCAGGTGGCGTACTGAAGGTAGACAGCTTTTTAAACCATCAGATTGATATTCCGCTTTACAATGAAATGGGTAAAGAATTCGCAAGGCTATTTAAGGATCAAGGAGTCACTAAAATCCTTACAATAGAGGCCTCAGGCATAGGGATTGCCTGTATAGCAGCACAATACTTTAATGTACCCGTTGTCTTTGCAAAAAAAGTTCAGTCTAAAAACTTAGATGGCGATATTTATACAAGTCAGGTACATTCATTTACTCACGGCAAAGAGTATACTATAAGAGTTTCTAAAAAGTTTATCAGTGAAGAAGATAAAGTACTTATAATAGATGATTTCTTAGCTAATGGCAAAGCATTAATAGGTCTTATAGATATCCTAGATCAAGCAAATGCCACTTTAGTTGGCGCAGGTATTGCGATAGAAAAAGGATTTCAAGAGGGCGGAAAAGCTTTAAGAGATAAAGGGATTAACATTCAGTCTTTGGCTATTATTAAGGAGATGGATGAAGAGCGGATTGTGTTTGAGGATTAGGTGAGTTAAATGTTTCGGTGACGTCCGCAAGGAGGGCAGGATAGCTATCTTTTTCCGCTCCGTCACATGTATCCAAGTCGCGTCTAAAGATACTATCCTGCCCCCCTTGCTCCTCTTCGAGGAGTTATGATTTATGAAAAATATATTTAGATTTTAACTAGTTACCCGTCAACAATGACATCTGTTTCTTCGTCATTGGTGACGGGATATTTATTATGCATACAAATAAAAAGACAGAAATAAACCAGTTTAGGCAAATTGATATGCTCCCCTTATAGTAGACAGTAAAAATAATAAAACTGTTTACTGTAAGGAGGAGCATATTTTTATGGGACAAAAAAGTAATTTTTCGGCAGAACAGAAACTAAAGTACGTTCTTAGATG
It includes:
- a CDS encoding xanthine phosphoribosyltransferase; translation: MQLLQDKIRSDGTVKPGGVLKVDSFLNHQIDIPLYNEMGKEFARLFKDQGVTKILTIEASGIGIACIAAQYFNVPVVFAKKVQSKNLDGDIYTSQVHSFTHGKEYTIRVSKKFISEEDKVLIIDDFLANGKALIGLIDILDQANATLVGAGIAIEKGFQEGGKALRDKGINIQSLAIIKEMDEERIVFED